One region of Rana temporaria chromosome 9, aRanTem1.1, whole genome shotgun sequence genomic DNA includes:
- the IER5L gene encoding immediate early response gene 5-like protein: MRSDRGGRAPLSRSLCVYMIGDIQLSSPGVPGRMESAMDAQSLISLSLRKIHTSRTQRGGIKLHKNLLVSYVLRNARQLYLSERYAELYRQQQPMECGLELEEIPELSPLQIPEEGEDEMHHQLPRIQTGTELLEEPLELPPCAHTPHPAKELLHPAATFYPRGGCCQQEEIEAAHCSQTTVLDLDTHVVTTVENGFLHQDCCASQCPCQGAPSPALPSAATTAPSPLPAKRRYPPSGYSYSCQVVEEEEDELEPHFVPCKRGRYEDYCPQLAPPEHSQHPPLPQQHPDTSNISNLISIFGSGFTGLMGRQADSEQSLNGHLCGKQALASLGAWTRAIVAF, translated from the coding sequence ATGAGAAGTGATCGGGGGGGAAGAGCTccactctctcgctctctctgtgTATATATGATCGGAGACATCCAGCTCTCCTCCCCCGGAGTCCCCGGCAGGATGGAGAGCGCCATGGACGCGCAGAGCCTTATCAGCCTATCGCTGCGGAAGATCCACACTTCCCGCACCCAGCGGGGCGGCATCAAGCTGCACAAGAACCTGCTGGTCTCCTACGTGCTCCGCAACGCCCGGCAGCTCTACCTGAGCGAGCGCTACGCCGAGCTCTACCGGCAGCAGCAACCTATGGAGTGCGGGCTGGAGCTGGAGGAAATCCCGGAGCTCAGTCCTCTACAGATCCCCGAGGAAGGAGAGGACGAGATGCACCACCAGCTGCCCCGGATCCAGACTGGCACCGAGCTCCTGGAAGAGCCACTGGAGCTGCCACCGTGCGCTCACACTCCGCACCCAGCCAAGGAGCTTCTCCACCCGGCCGCCACCTTCTACCCCCGGGGAGGCTGCTGTCAGCAGGAGGAAATCGAGGCTGCACACTGCAGCCAGACCACCGTGCTGGACTTAGACACTCACGTTGTCACCACCGTGGAGAACGGATTCCTCCACCAGGACTGCTGCGCTTCCCAGTGCCCGTGCCAAGGCGCACCGTCCCCCGCGCTCCCCTCCGCAGCCACCACCGCGCCTTCACCGCTGCCGGCCAAGCGCAGGTACCCCCCGTCCGGGTACAGCTACAGCTgccaggtggtggaggaggaggaagacgagCTGGAGCCCCACTTTGTGCCCTGTAAGAGGGGCAGATATGAGGACTATTGCCCACAGCTGGCTCCCCCAGAACACTCTCAGCACCCACCGCTGCCACAGCAGCACCCCGACACGTCCAACATCTCCAACCTCATCTCTATCTTCGGCTCGGGCTTCACCGGACTCATGGGCAGGCAGGCGGACTCTGAGCAGAGCCTCAACGGGCACTTGTGTGGCAAGCAGGCACTGGCCAGCCTGGGCGCCTGGACTCGAGCCATCGTGGCTTTCTAG